A region of Carassius gibelio isolate Cgi1373 ecotype wild population from Czech Republic chromosome B11, carGib1.2-hapl.c, whole genome shotgun sequence DNA encodes the following proteins:
- the LOC127968242 gene encoding cell division control protein 42 homolog isoform X2: MQTIKCVVVGDGAVGKTCLLISYTTNKFPSEYVPTVFDNYAVTVMIGGEPYTLGLFDTAGQEDYDRLRPLSYPQTDVFLVCFSVVSPSSFENVKEKWVPEITHHCPKTPFLLVGTQIDLRDDPSTIEKLAKNKQKPITPETAEKLARDLKAVKYVECSALTQRGLKNVFDEAILAALEPPETQRKRKCCIF, from the exons ATGCAGACGATCAAGTGCGTCGTTGTTGGTGATGGTGCAGTGGGTAAAACCTGTCTATTAATCTCCTATACAACTAATAAATTCCCCTCCGAATATGTACCAACG GTCTTTGATAACTATGCAGTTACGGTTATGATTGGTGGTGAGCCGTACACCCTTGGGCTGTTTGACACTGCAG GTCAGGAAGATTATGATAGATTACGACCCCTGAGCTACCCTCAGACAGATGTCTTCTTAGTCTGTTTCTCAGTTGTTTCACCTTCTTCATTTGAAAATGTCAAAGAAAAG TGGGTACCTGAGATCACCCACCACTGTCCAAAGACCCCCTTCCTGCTGGTGGGGACACAAATTGATCTGAGAGATGATCCTTCTACCATCGAGAAGCTTGCCAAGAACAAACAGAAACCCATCACTCCAGAGACAGCTGAGAAACTGGCCCGTGATCTGAAGGCTGTCAAATACGTGGAGTGCTCCGCTCTGACGCAG CGAGGTCTGAAGAATGTATTTGATGAAGCTATCCTAGCTGCCCTCGAACCTCCTGAAACGCAGCGAAAACGGAAGTGCTGTATATTTTAA